A stretch of Brachyhypopomus gauderio isolate BG-103 chromosome 3, BGAUD_0.2, whole genome shotgun sequence DNA encodes these proteins:
- the LOC143509665 gene encoding uncharacterized protein LOC143509665, producing the protein MERYFGHALFLWMPRKLWHVRLFCPHPDCGKEELTSAGVHQRIRQVVGISSSYFMAAEYLACKSCKRKVISWSHNIVCQLDIGHRVQFPCFLTSKLACDMQVVRQMRQRGLGNSSSQLQKQMEEQHSEAWLEKQVQYLTDCKGLVRAASSGLITPVVLGDLPPLLQVPKHRWLMQVYAQDVLNRLEEVKASITSQFGRVLKMDSTKKIVRKLAGQSRATAAWATNVGNEHGQVIMSVLTASEGYGLGKMIDGIMKRYRDAGVSTPEVLYVDRDCCGATHLRNMFKGWEDMEIRLDIWHYMRRIAVGCTTDSHVLYAGFMNSLSHCIFMWDESDLQALKEAKRSELEAKLMHPTDAGVMRNITRAEMALHCKRTTRSCEDIKALVTELIRSYDGEKGCNTLGVPLINSARMAEIWSSQTKHIACIQDPPGVQLYMQTGTILKGGHSLPTYRCARGSTSLESFHLHMNRFIPGTLASDTFFQAYLVDGLARWNEDRRLAAAGKDQPHSYSGLLKYAANQLSQEVLGRTLVDYTGPRKYTGELIGVEYLYEQTGSALEDYKLVILALETEDVTVAEDEGFEEAQDFEDLTVPAFETEPPAVPSASDASSGVAFAPPVSISAPPVSISAPPVSISAPPVSISAPPVSISAPPVSISAPLVSPPAPSNSNPTSALVASPSQDDSVGPDNIEGYRAVQNLADYLVTLKDHSFALSLEESSHIITLWQALSDYDK; encoded by the exons GCAAGGAGGAGCTCACGTCTGCTGGAGTGCATCAGAGGATCAGGCAGGTGGTTGGTATCAGCAGCTCCTACTTCATGGCAGCAGAATACCTTGCCTGTAAGAGCTGCAAGAGGAAGGTGATCAGCTGGAGCCACAACATTGTCTGTCAGCTGGACATTGGCCATCGTGTCCAGTTTCCCTGCTTCCTCACCTCCAAGCTGGCATGTGACATGCAAGTAGTGCGGCAGATGCGTCAGAGGGGTTTGGGGAACAGCAGCAGTCAGCTCCAGAAGCAGATGGAGGAGCAGCACTCGGAGGCCTGGCTGGAGAAACAGGTCCAGTACCTCACAGACTGCAAAGGACTCGTGAGAGCTGCATCGTCTGGACTCATCACACCTGTTGTTCTAGGGGATCTGCCACCATTGCTCCAAGTCCCAAAGCATCGCTGGCTGATGCAGGTGTATGCTCAGGATGTCCTGAACAGACTAGAGGAGGTAAAGGCCTCCATCACCTCGCAGTTTGGCCGTGTGCTAAAGATGGACTCCACAAAAAAAATTGTGAGGAAGCTGGCAGGACAGAGCCGCGCAACAGCAGCTTGGGCCACCAACGTTGGCAACGAGCACGGACAAGTCATCATGTCTGTGCTCACGGCCAGTGAAGGCTATGGCTTGGGCAAGATGATTGATGGCATCATGAAGCGCTACCGAGACGCTGGTGTGTCAACTCCAGAGGTGCTGTATGTTGACCGGGACTGCTGCGGGGCCACTCATCTCAGAAACATGTTTAAGGGATGGGAGGACATGGAGATCCGACTGGACATCTGGCACTACATGAGGAGGATAGCGGTTGGCTGCACCACTGACTCCCATGTGCTTTATGCAGGCTTCATGAACAGTCTGAGCCACTGTATTTTCATGTGGGATGAGTCTGACCTCCAGGCGCTTAAGGAGGCCAAGCGCTCAGAGCTGGAGGCAAAGTTGATGCACCCCACGGATGCAGGTGTGATGAGGAACATCACCAGAGCAGAGATGGCACTGCACTGCAAGAGGACCACTCGCAGCTGTGAGGACATCAAGGCACTTGTGACAGAGTTGATCCGGTCCTACGATGGTGAGAAGGGCTGCAACACCCTTGGCGTGCCCCTCATCAACTCTGCGAGGATGGCCGAGATCTGGAGCAGCCAAACAAAGCACATTGCCTGCATCCAGGACCCTCCGGGTGTACAACTGTACATGCAGACGGGAACCATCCTGAAGGGGGGGCACAGTCTGCCAACGTACAGATGTGCCAGAGGTTCTACTTCCCTGGAATCCTTTCACCTGCATATGAACAGGTTCATTCCTG GGACCTTGGCAAGTGATACTTTTTTCCAGGCTTACCTGGTGGATGGCCTTGCCAGGTGGAATGAAGACCGGAGACTGGCAGCTGCAGGAAAAGACCAGCCCCATTCCTACAGTGGCCTGCTTAAATATGCTGCCAACCAGCTGTCTCAGGAGGTACTGGGGAGAACACTGGTGGACTACACAGGGCCACGAAAGTATACAG gAGAGCTCATAGGTGTGGAGTACTTATACGAGCAGACCGGCAGTGCCCTGGAAGACTATAAATTAGTCATCTTGGCTCTTGAGACTGAGGATGTGACCGTGGCAGAAGATGAAGGTTTTGAAGAGGCACAGGATTTTGAGGACTTAACTGTCCCAGCatttgaaacagaaccacctgcTGTGCCATCTGCTTCTGATGCCTCCAGTGGTGTTGCATTTGCtcctccggtctccatctctgctcctccggtctccatctctgctcctccggtctccatctctgctcctccggtctccatctctgctcctccggtctccatctctgctcctccagtctccatctctgctcccctggtctctccacctgctccttcaAACAGCAACCCGACTTCTGCTCTTGTGGCTTCCCCTAGCCAAGAT GACTCAGTGGGACCTGATAACATTGAGGGCTATAGAGCTGTGCAGAACTTGGCAGACTACCTAGTCACCCTGAAGGACCACAGCTTTGCTTTGTCGCTTGAGGAATCAAGCCACATCATCACCCTTTGGCAGGCTCTTAGTGACTATGATAAGTAG